A stretch of the Brevinematales bacterium genome encodes the following:
- a CDS encoding tetratricopeptide repeat protein: protein MDIIILGGLILIAVGLGLFYLMRALVNPHKLDNIKKLMEAGKYQDAINSLNTFLKNDESNPLAHLYLAESYYYSGNLEMGLVEYKQVLSSGKFNKSATEKVIRKRLADIYMKFGQFEEAQKEYLLLIKLEPHNYEYLYSIGKIFYDRGMREQALAYLERVQKITHNHAPSFFLLGMIYYDMNHPTEALNAFMNCLKLEPKNSESHFYVGMILKAMGNFGKAITEFDESEKAKESLLKVKSIFQKGLCKLEMGDIENSIADFERSLKYSTDDTNVMISIRYTLGLAYEKQRRLLEAVEQWEKVSQMRPNFKDVQTKLGQYEDLRIDDKLKDLMTATPTTYEYICQKVVGGLGYEVIESSMMGDDTVQIVGVEKSQKWRNVRGGRVLVMISRSNNDIMEDEVAALVERTKLQHGIRSIYITTGKFAPMAMRYSENRPVDLFDRQKLSGIMKNL from the coding sequence ATGGATATTATCATACTTGGCGGATTAATCTTGATAGCGGTCGGATTGGGATTGTTTTATCTCATGCGCGCGCTGGTGAATCCGCATAAACTGGATAACATTAAGAAGCTCATGGAGGCTGGAAAGTATCAGGATGCCATCAACTCCCTGAATACGTTTCTGAAGAACGACGAGAGTAACCCGCTCGCGCACCTCTATCTCGCGGAAAGTTATTACTACAGCGGGAACCTCGAAATGGGGCTGGTCGAATACAAGCAGGTGCTGTCGTCCGGCAAGTTCAATAAAAGCGCGACCGAGAAAGTTATCCGCAAACGTCTCGCGGATATCTATATGAAGTTCGGGCAGTTCGAGGAGGCGCAGAAGGAGTATCTCCTGCTCATCAAGCTCGAACCCCACAATTACGAGTACCTTTACAGTATCGGGAAAATATTCTACGACCGCGGGATGCGCGAACAGGCGCTCGCCTACCTCGAACGCGTCCAGAAAATCACCCATAACCACGCTCCCAGCTTCTTCCTTCTGGGGATGATCTATTACGATATGAACCATCCCACCGAGGCTCTCAACGCGTTTATGAACTGTCTCAAGCTCGAGCCCAAGAACTCCGAGTCCCATTTCTATGTGGGGATGATCCTGAAGGCGATGGGGAACTTCGGGAAGGCGATCACCGAGTTCGACGAATCCGAGAAGGCGAAGGAAAGCCTGCTGAAGGTGAAGTCCATCTTCCAGAAGGGTTTGTGCAAGCTCGAGATGGGGGATATCGAGAACTCGATAGCGGACTTTGAGCGTTCGCTGAAATACTCCACCGACGATACGAATGTGATGATATCCATCCGTTATACGCTGGGTCTGGCGTACGAAAAACAGCGCCGGCTTCTGGAAGCGGTCGAACAATGGGAGAAGGTTTCGCAGATGCGGCCTAATTTCAAGGATGTCCAGACGAAACTCGGGCAGTACGAAGACCTCCGTATCGACGATAAACTGAAAGACCTGATGACCGCGACCCCTACGACCTATGAATATATCTGCCAGAAGGTGGTAGGCGGACTGGGGTACGAAGTAATAGAAAGTTCCATGATGGGCGACGATACGGTGCAGATAGTGGGGGTGGAGAAATCCCAGAAATGGCGGAATGTCCGCGGCGGAAGAGTGCTTGTGATGATCTCGCGGAGTAATAACGACATCATGGAAGACGAGGTCGCCGCGCTGGTCGAACGTACCAAGCTCCAGCACGGTATCCGTTCTATCTATATCACCACCGGGAAATTCGCCCCTATGGCTATGAGATACTCCGAGAACCGGCCGGTAGACCTGTTTGACAGGCAGAAACTTTCCGGCATCATGAAGAATTTATGA
- a CDS encoding tetratricopeptide repeat protein has product MAEDKKKAPAAQGKSPASGGKKTAAKKPAIKKADAAPVKKKAAPAAVKPAAKTAPKAKPAAPKKESPKSNVKSQTIKSAPPKKGKPATAPKKPETKQTDASPLWMTASSEDITQYMNPGAPKKDEGDKKDRRMIIIWYAVLLLGLLLGTVMTILNAGNPANPWGNGGMTNIINIEDTSQNPQVQKLLARAEEYLRYEEFDRALDLVDTAEDIEPNNPKIDELRKMIIEKKKLKDAQKQNPTIIVQNSSPADTGIDTGKKPVDTVKKPEPVVTLPTDGLSPQEKAKQLIANGVKYRKAGYYDKAVDSFEEAKKLDPNNADAWAEEGLTYYEKGDKQKAMDQSRQALGKDPNHPTAHYTLGKIFFDEKLYDDSRSELSKSVQSNPNNADAHFMLGVIAYLKADYQTARKEFTTTIDIDPNYKKVYYNLGLTYSKLNDNNNALKYFEQSIQKDPENYKPLLNVGYLYYDNKQYQKSVNFLEKSIAVSPTAKAYQKLGNAYEEMKNYNKALKAYEKSYSMDSGDFLTAYNYARMLANFGNHASAIKMYQQSISLKNDYASSHINLGNSYLALKEYTEAEASYNKGLQFNTKDSDAYIGLGTLYLKRGDYDKALKNFKEAVDLNPYSSMGYKGMGDAYVKSGIYDDAVGAYKNALDKDPTDIETMVALADIFYKTKNYPDAVNYYEKSIKLSGGKNADAYFRLGECYILQQNNDQAKKVFSELKTKFPKYENIGKVDSYLSGL; this is encoded by the coding sequence ATGGCTGAAGACAAAAAAAAGGCCCCCGCCGCGCAAGGAAAAAGCCCCGCATCCGGCGGGAAGAAAACGGCGGCAAAGAAGCCGGCTATTAAAAAAGCGGACGCCGCGCCTGTGAAGAAAAAAGCCGCTCCGGCGGCAGTGAAACCCGCGGCCAAAACCGCCCCTAAAGCAAAACCGGCCGCCCCGAAGAAAGAATCCCCCAAATCGAACGTAAAATCTCAAACCATCAAATCGGCGCCCCCGAAGAAGGGAAAGCCCGCCACGGCTCCGAAGAAACCCGAAACGAAGCAAACCGACGCCTCCCCGTTGTGGATGACCGCGTCGTCGGAGGATATCACCCAGTATATGAACCCCGGCGCGCCGAAGAAAGACGAGGGCGACAAGAAAGACCGCAGGATGATTATTATCTGGTACGCGGTTCTCCTTCTGGGGCTTCTGCTCGGCACGGTGATGACTATCCTCAACGCCGGCAATCCCGCGAACCCGTGGGGGAACGGCGGTATGACGAATATTATCAATATCGAAGATACCAGCCAGAACCCGCAGGTGCAGAAGCTGCTCGCGCGCGCCGAGGAATACCTGCGTTATGAGGAATTCGACCGTGCGTTGGACTTGGTGGATACCGCCGAAGATATCGAACCGAATAACCCGAAGATCGACGAACTCCGTAAAATGATTATCGAGAAAAAGAAGCTCAAGGACGCGCAGAAGCAGAACCCGACGATCATCGTACAGAATTCGTCGCCCGCCGATACCGGTATCGATACCGGCAAGAAGCCGGTCGATACGGTAAAGAAGCCCGAACCGGTGGTCACTCTCCCGACCGACGGGCTCTCCCCGCAGGAGAAGGCGAAGCAGCTGATTGCCAACGGCGTCAAGTACCGGAAGGCGGGGTATTACGATAAGGCGGTCGATTCGTTCGAGGAAGCCAAGAAGCTCGACCCCAACAACGCGGACGCGTGGGCGGAGGAAGGGCTTACGTATTACGAGAAGGGCGATAAGCAGAAGGCGATGGATCAGTCGCGTCAGGCGCTCGGTAAGGATCCGAACCATCCGACCGCGCATTATACGCTCGGCAAGATATTTTTCGACGAGAAACTTTACGACGACTCCCGCAGCGAGCTGAGCAAGTCGGTGCAGAGTAACCCCAATAACGCGGACGCGCATTTTATGCTCGGCGTGATCGCTTACCTCAAGGCGGACTACCAGACCGCCCGCAAGGAGTTCACGACCACGATCGACATCGACCCGAATTATAAGAAAGTCTATTACAACCTCGGGTTGACCTATTCGAAGCTGAACGATAACAATAACGCGCTCAAGTACTTCGAGCAGTCTATCCAGAAAGACCCGGAGAACTACAAGCCCCTCCTGAACGTGGGCTATCTCTACTATGACAATAAACAGTATCAGAAATCGGTAAATTTCCTCGAGAAAAGTATCGCCGTCAGCCCGACCGCGAAGGCGTACCAGAAACTGGGGAACGCGTATGAGGAAATGAAGAATTATAATAAGGCGCTGAAGGCATACGAGAAGTCCTATAGCATGGACAGCGGGGATTTCCTTACGGCCTACAATTACGCGCGGATGCTCGCGAATTTCGGGAATCACGCGAGCGCGATCAAGATGTACCAGCAGTCGATTTCGCTCAAGAACGATTATGCCTCATCCCACATCAATCTGGGCAATAGTTACCTAGCGCTGAAGGAATATACCGAAGCGGAAGCCTCTTACAACAAAGGACTTCAATTTAACACTAAAGATTCCGATGCTTATATAGGATTAGGCACACTTTATCTGAAACGCGGCGATTACGACAAGGCGTTGAAGAATTTCAAGGAGGCGGTAGACCTCAACCCTTATTCCAGCATGGGATATAAGGGGATGGGCGACGCGTATGTAAAGAGCGGTATTTACGACGATGCGGTCGGCGCGTACAAGAACGCGCTCGATAAAGACCCGACGGATATCGAGACGATGGTCGCGCTCGCGGATATCTTCTATAAGACGAAGAATTATCCCGATGCGGTAAACTATTATGAGAAGTCGATCAAGTTATCGGGCGGCAAGAACGCGGACGCGTATTTCCGCCTCGGGGAATGTTATATTCTCCAGCAGAACAACGATCAGGCGAAGAAGGTGTTTTCGGAACTGAAAACCAAGTTCCCGAAATATGAAAATATAGGAAAAGTGGATTCGTATCTATCGGGTCTCTAG
- a CDS encoding GerMN domain-containing protein gives MPEKKTSSRSRKRKTGKYTPLIWIVTAGVIAFFISYSKTLYDGGFGKLISTNNSPLNTNTMKTNAAVVNPLIEQTNALPGEKEIKVTLYLGKTSATKVRLIPVEAVVPVSQTLLQDTLNLLISYRGDGDIENYIPYQTKIRSISITGGIATIDFTDAFGQNSYGTLGYQIQIYQIVYTAAQFTAVQGVSFSMNGKEIKYLGGDGYLIHNPIYPFSSLPEFTY, from the coding sequence ATGCCTGAAAAAAAGACCTCGTCGCGCAGCAGAAAACGCAAGACCGGCAAGTATACCCCGTTAATATGGATTGTCACCGCCGGAGTTATCGCGTTTTTTATCTCCTATTCCAAGACGCTCTACGACGGCGGATTCGGTAAACTTATTTCCACCAACAATTCACCCCTGAACACCAACACTATGAAAACGAACGCGGCCGTCGTTAATCCGTTAATCGAGCAGACCAACGCGTTACCGGGCGAAAAAGAAATCAAGGTAACGTTATATCTCGGGAAAACGTCCGCTACCAAGGTGCGCCTGATACCCGTCGAGGCGGTAGTCCCGGTCAGCCAGACGTTATTACAGGATACCCTCAATCTGCTGATCTCCTACCGGGGGGACGGCGATATCGAGAACTATATCCCGTACCAGACGAAAATCCGCAGTATCAGCATCACAGGCGGCATCGCCACTATCGATTTTACCGACGCGTTCGGGCAGAACTCCTACGGTACGCTCGGCTACCAGATACAGATTTACCAGATCGTCTATACCGCCGCGCAGTTTACCGCGGTGCAGGGAGTCTCGTTCTCGATGAACGGCAAGGAGATCAAGTATCTCGGCGGCGACGGCTACCTCATCCATAACCCCATCTATCCGTTCTCATCTCTCCCGGAGTTTACGTACTAA
- a CDS encoding PTS sugar transporter subunit IIA produces the protein MKLAELLKPEYVKVGLEGKTKEDILQELADFLSLSHPGIDKKDVFKAILEREKKGSTGVGNGLAIPHGRSPRIDGMHLIVVYDPEGKDFDAYDKKPSHLFFTAIASDDYSPHEQLEVLRIIAEIYEKTDLEKAIEKVKTPQAFYELLVAKEEEIS, from the coding sequence ATGAAACTGGCGGAACTCTTAAAGCCGGAATATGTTAAGGTCGGATTGGAAGGAAAGACCAAAGAAGATATATTGCAGGAACTCGCGGACTTTTTATCCCTATCGCATCCCGGTATCGATAAGAAGGACGTGTTCAAGGCTATCCTCGAACGCGAGAAAAAAGGGTCTACCGGAGTCGGTAACGGCCTTGCTATCCCGCACGGGCGCAGCCCGCGTATCGATGGAATGCATCTGATTGTGGTCTACGATCCCGAAGGGAAGGATTTCGACGCTTATGACAAGAAGCCGTCGCACCTTTTCTTTACCGCGATCGCGTCGGACGACTATTCGCCGCACGAGCAGCTCGAAGTCCTGAGGATTATCGCCGAGATCTACGAGAAGACCGATCTCGAGAAAGCGATTGAAAAGGTGAAAACTCCGCAGGCTTTCTACGAACTCCTTGTAGCGAAAGAAGAAGAAATATCGTAG
- a CDS encoding DEAD/DEAH box helicase family protein → MTGKKAMVVQSDKTLLLDTHHPDFDEVRKQIIGFSELVKTPEHLHFYRITPISLWNAAANGMPLESILAILEQYKKYDIPKNIVEYVKRHYLAYGQVILEKDGEENLRLRINNPKITEKVEKFTADYAKKDDDGSFVFEKKYRGELKATLIRHLIPVHDIAGYESGNSLDITLRAVTLGNQRFALRYYQSEGVYSFSKWREGSGVIVLPCGAGKTVVGIGIMQDIKEYTLIITTSVDSVRQWIREIMDKTTLTEDQIGEYTGDKKSIRPITITTYNMLIYRKNSEGGFRNMDIFSRQNWGLIIYDEVHFLPAPIFRMTTAIQSKRRLGLTATLVREDNLETEVFTLIGPKVYEYPWKTLEKEGWIAEAFCYEIRIPLTSEGYEFYKNANNRTKFRIASENPNKVDMIDMLIKRYKNHHILIIGHYLTQLREIAELFDLPLITGSTPNNERTEIYDAFRAGKISALVISKVGNFSIDLPDADVAIQISGVFGSRQEEAQRLGRILRPDSGKSYFYALVSKDTLEEDFSRKRQMFLLEQGYKYTIVDYSNKQENGELSMPLVLSETGE, encoded by the coding sequence ATGACCGGAAAAAAAGCCATGGTAGTACAATCCGACAAGACGCTTCTGCTCGACACCCATCATCCGGATTTCGATGAGGTGCGGAAACAGATCATCGGTTTTTCCGAATTGGTAAAAACCCCGGAGCACCTGCATTTTTACCGGATCACGCCGATTTCCTTATGGAACGCGGCGGCGAACGGTATGCCGTTGGAATCCATACTCGCAATTCTTGAGCAGTATAAAAAATATGACATCCCGAAGAATATTGTCGAGTATGTGAAACGGCACTATCTCGCCTACGGGCAGGTCATCCTCGAGAAGGACGGCGAGGAAAATCTGCGCCTCCGAATCAACAATCCTAAAATCACCGAAAAAGTAGAAAAATTTACCGCCGATTACGCGAAAAAAGACGACGACGGGAGTTTCGTATTCGAGAAGAAGTACCGCGGCGAGTTGAAGGCGACCCTCATCCGTCACCTGATACCCGTGCACGATATCGCCGGGTACGAGAGCGGCAACAGTCTCGATATCACTCTCCGCGCAGTCACCCTCGGCAACCAGCGTTTCGCGCTGCGTTACTACCAGTCCGAAGGGGTGTACAGCTTCTCGAAGTGGAGAGAGGGCAGCGGCGTGATAGTCCTGCCGTGCGGGGCCGGGAAGACGGTGGTCGGTATCGGCATCATGCAGGATATCAAGGAATACACCCTGATTATCACCACCAGCGTGGATTCGGTACGGCAATGGATACGCGAGATCATGGACAAGACGACGCTGACCGAGGATCAGATCGGGGAATACACGGGCGATAAGAAAAGCATCCGCCCGATCACGATTACGACCTATAATATGCTGATATACCGGAAGAATTCCGAGGGCGGGTTCCGTAATATGGACATATTCAGCCGCCAGAACTGGGGCCTGATTATTTACGACGAGGTGCATTTCCTGCCCGCGCCGATCTTCCGGATGACGACCGCAATTCAGAGCAAACGCCGTCTGGGATTGACCGCGACGCTGGTCCGGGAGGATAATCTCGAGACGGAGGTCTTCACGCTCATCGGGCCGAAGGTCTATGAGTACCCGTGGAAGACGCTCGAGAAGGAAGGCTGGATCGCGGAGGCGTTCTGCTATGAAATCCGCATCCCTCTGACTTCGGAGGGTTACGAATTTTATAAAAACGCCAACAACCGCACCAAATTCCGTATCGCAAGCGAGAACCCCAATAAGGTCGATATGATCGACATGCTCATCAAACGCTATAAGAACCATCATATCCTCATCATCGGGCATTACCTGACCCAGCTCCGCGAGATCGCCGAACTGTTCGACCTCCCGCTGATAACGGGAAGCACGCCGAACAACGAGCGTACCGAGATATACGACGCGTTCCGGGCGGGAAAGATATCCGCTCTCGTGATATCGAAGGTGGGGAATTTCTCGATCGACCTTCCCGACGCGGATGTGGCGATCCAGATATCGGGAGTGTTCGGGTCGCGTCAGGAGGAAGCCCAGCGTCTGGGACGGATACTTCGTCCCGATTCCGGGAAATCCTACTTCTACGCGCTGGTCTCGAAGGATACGCTGGAAGAGGATTTTTCCAGAAAACGGCAGATGTTCCTTTTGGAACAGGGCTATAAATATACGATTGTCGATTATTCCAATAAACAGGAGAACGGCGAGCTTTCTATGCCGCTTGTCCTGTCCGAAACCGGCGAATAG
- a CDS encoding 4Fe-4S binding protein, which produces MIEIREEYCPQNHPCPVMRICPVSAITQKGYGAPIVDMEKCTGCRKCVRACSTFAWVEDKVPNTPQ; this is translated from the coding sequence ATGATAGAAATCAGAGAGGAATACTGCCCGCAGAACCATCCCTGCCCGGTCATGCGGATATGCCCGGTAAGCGCGATCACCCAGAAGGGTTACGGCGCGCCGATTGTCGATATGGAAAAATGCACGGGATGCCGGAAGTGCGTCCGCGCGTGCAGTACGTTCGCATGGGTGGAAGATAAAGTCCCGAATACGCCGCAATAG
- a CDS encoding DUF853 family protein, with amino-acid sequence MAVNNLLIAKSNKDITLIPKMSNRHGYITGATGTGKTVTLQVMAESFSRIGVPVFMADVKGDLSGISAPGGGNPKVDERIEQLGLPPYNFGGCPVAFWDIFGEKGHRIRTTISELGPMLLSRLLDLNDVQSGNISLMFKVADENGLLLLDMKDFRATLNFLVENADKISTEYGKVSEISIQSIQRNLLALEEQGAEMLFGEPALDINDMMRVNANGMGMVNILAADRLIMAPKVYSTFLLWMLSELFEQLPEVGDLEKPKMVFFFDEAHLLFADAPKALLQKIEQVVRLIRSKGVGVFFVTQNPTDVPDSILGQLGNRVQHALRAYTPKDQKVVKAAAETFRANAGVNVEEAITQMGVGEALLSFLGADGVPEPVERALICPPVSHIGPIDPSARTQIMSASGLQGKYDQDVDRESAYEVLMKRVQTQQQQQAQQGQPDRQQQQRMGQQPHMKGNQAAGLAGILGGLGVLGGLGGMGGFGGSPKTAAKNAAANAGASLFRGILGSLLK; translated from the coding sequence ATGGCAGTCAATAATTTACTGATCGCTAAGTCTAATAAGGATATAACGCTGATACCGAAGATGTCGAACCGTCACGGGTATATCACCGGGGCGACCGGCACCGGTAAAACGGTGACGCTGCAGGTGATGGCGGAAAGTTTCAGCCGTATCGGGGTGCCGGTGTTTATGGCGGACGTCAAGGGCGACCTTTCCGGCATCAGCGCACCCGGCGGCGGAAACCCCAAGGTCGACGAACGTATCGAACAGCTCGGCCTGCCCCCGTATAACTTCGGCGGATGCCCGGTCGCGTTCTGGGATATTTTCGGCGAGAAAGGCCACCGTATCCGCACGACAATCTCCGAGCTCGGCCCTATGCTCCTTTCGCGCCTCCTCGACCTGAACGATGTCCAGAGCGGGAATATTTCCCTGATGTTCAAGGTCGCCGACGAGAACGGGCTTCTCCTTCTCGATATGAAGGATTTCCGCGCGACGCTGAATTTTCTCGTAGAGAACGCGGATAAGATATCGACCGAGTACGGTAAGGTATCGGAGATCAGCATACAGTCCATCCAGCGGAACCTCCTCGCGCTCGAAGAACAGGGCGCGGAAATGCTGTTCGGCGAGCCCGCCCTCGATATCAACGATATGATGCGGGTGAACGCCAACGGGATGGGGATGGTGAATATCCTCGCCGCGGACCGCCTGATTATGGCGCCGAAGGTTTATTCGACGTTCCTGCTGTGGATGCTTTCCGAACTTTTCGAACAGCTCCCCGAGGTCGGCGATCTCGAGAAGCCCAAGATGGTATTTTTCTTCGACGAGGCTCACCTGCTGTTCGCGGACGCCCCCAAGGCGCTTCTGCAGAAGATCGAGCAGGTCGTTCGCCTGATCCGTTCCAAGGGGGTGGGGGTTTTCTTTGTCACACAGAACCCGACCGATGTGCCCGACAGTATCCTCGGCCAGCTCGGTAACCGTGTCCAGCATGCCCTGCGCGCGTACACGCCGAAGGATCAGAAGGTGGTGAAAGCCGCCGCCGAGACGTTCCGCGCGAACGCGGGGGTGAATGTCGAGGAAGCGATCACGCAGATGGGAGTGGGTGAGGCGTTGTTGTCGTTCCTCGGGGCGGACGGCGTGCCCGAACCGGTGGAGCGCGCGTTAATCTGCCCGCCGGTCAGCCACATCGGCCCGATCGACCCGTCGGCGCGTACCCAAATTATGAGCGCGTCGGGGCTTCAGGGAAAGTACGATCAGGACGTCGACCGCGAATCGGCGTATGAAGTGCTGATGAAACGTGTACAGACTCAGCAGCAACAGCAGGCACAACAGGGACAACCCGATCGGCAGCAGCAGCAGCGTATGGGTCAGCAGCCGCATATGAAGGGAAATCAGGCCGCGGGCCTAGCGGGGATATTAGGCGGATTGGGCGTGCTAGGCGGATTAGGCGGAATGGGAGGATTTGGCGGGTCGCCGAAGACTGCGGCGAAGAATGCCGCGGCGAACGCAGGGGCAAGCCTGTTCCGGGGGATACTGGGGTCGCTGCTGAAGTAG